The following proteins come from a genomic window of Thiothrix winogradskyi:
- a CDS encoding ProQ/FinO family protein: protein MDKNSPQTTTKRPILSLKSRPKGNTCTLSAPTPHTKPVTHPEPKGSDTVANQLAEWLSQQSNTWRNQHPLKLGIIQDIYVLLGDNSPYSKRVIHKTLRWHTSRTQYLRNVLQHSQRYGLDGQAAGEVTATQRLHAKNELNKRYQKPGQ, encoded by the coding sequence ATGGACAAGAACAGCCCTCAAACTACTACCAAACGCCCCATATTGAGTCTGAAGAGCAGACCCAAAGGCAACACATGCACACTTTCCGCACCAACGCCCCACACCAAACCAGTCACGCACCCAGAACCAAAAGGCTCTGATACAGTCGCCAACCAACTGGCTGAATGGCTCAGTCAACAATCCAACACCTGGCGTAACCAACACCCTCTCAAGCTCGGCATCATCCAAGACATCTATGTCCTCTTGGGCGACAATTCCCCTTACTCCAAACGGGTCATACATAAAACCCTGCGTTGGCACACATCCCGCACCCAATACTTACGCAATGTTCTACAACACAGCCAGCGCTACGGGCTGGATGGTCAAGCTGCCGGAGAAGTAACAGCAACCCAGCGCCTACACGCCAAAAACGAGCTGAATAAAAGATACCAAAAGCCTGGTCAATAA
- a CDS encoding cysteine desulfurase family protein: protein MLYFLPVLVGLYWQAVFLSYLINRPQSGSWKTMAEEPLYFDTASTTPVASEVIEVMMAYLGVGGCYYNPSSTKHQPGQAAAASVELSRVEIAKALGCESDEVVFTSGATEANNLALRGVALAHASHGRHLITSAIEHKSVLDTCHALEREGFEVTYLIPNSQGWIEPEAVKEALRPDTLLVSLIHTNNETGVIQPIEAIANILMEAGVLFHVDAAQAAGKLPIDLAATPIDLLSLSAHKFHGPKGAGCLVIRNRRQLRLQPILYGGGQEFGLRSGTLATHQIAGMSTALRLATSRRQQDYPYVAKLKKVFIEQLEQQFCIKIHGDRERCSPYIVNFSINGIGSDALLNQLATTVALSSGSACSSGTIDPSYVLRAMGVEGDALYGAVRASFSRYHTMTDISQAVERITAAVRRMQELD from the coding sequence ATGCTGTATTTTTTGCCTGTGTTAGTTGGGCTTTACTGGCAGGCAGTATTTCTTTCGTACCTCATTAATCGTCCGCAATCGGGAAGTTGGAAGACGATGGCTGAAGAACCGCTTTATTTTGATACTGCGTCCACTACACCAGTTGCTTCGGAAGTAATAGAAGTGATGATGGCTTATCTGGGAGTGGGTGGCTGCTATTACAATCCATCATCTACCAAACATCAACCAGGACAAGCGGCGGCAGCTTCAGTGGAGTTATCCCGTGTGGAAATTGCCAAAGCACTGGGATGTGAAAGCGATGAAGTTGTCTTCACTTCTGGTGCAACTGAAGCAAACAATCTGGCTCTACGTGGCGTTGCACTTGCCCATGCTTCTCATGGTCGCCACCTGATCACTTCGGCAATAGAACACAAGTCAGTATTGGATACCTGCCATGCTTTGGAGCGGGAAGGTTTTGAGGTTACTTACCTGATCCCCAACAGCCAGGGATGGATAGAACCGGAAGCGGTAAAGGAGGCTTTGCGCCCTGATACCTTGCTGGTCTCCTTGATCCATACCAACAACGAAACAGGTGTGATACAGCCCATTGAGGCGATTGCCAATATCTTGATGGAAGCAGGGGTACTGTTCCATGTTGATGCGGCTCAGGCAGCCGGAAAACTACCGATTGATCTCGCTGCGACACCGATTGATCTGCTCTCACTGTCAGCCCACAAATTCCATGGCCCTAAAGGGGCGGGATGCCTGGTCATCCGTAATCGGCGTCAATTACGTCTACAACCCATCTTGTATGGTGGGGGACAAGAGTTTGGGCTGCGCTCAGGAACCCTGGCTACCCATCAGATTGCAGGCATGAGTACCGCTTTACGGCTTGCTACAAGTCGTCGCCAGCAGGATTACCCTTATGTTGCCAAGTTAAAGAAAGTATTTATTGAGCAGTTAGAACAGCAGTTTTGCATAAAAATCCATGGTGACAGGGAACGTTGTTCGCCTTATATTGTCAATTTTTCCATCAATGGGATAGGCAGTGATGCACTACTCAACCAGCTTGCAACAACAGTAGCCTTGTCTTCCGGCTCTGCTTGTTCATCAGGGACAATCGACCCCTCCTATGTATTACGGGCAATGGGAGTGGAAGGTGATGCCTTATACGGGGCTGTCAGAGCGAGTTTTAGCCGTTATCACACAATGACAGATATTTCACAGGCTGTAGAGCGGATTACTGCTGCTGTGCGCCGGATGCAGGAACTGGATTGA
- a CDS encoding DUF4007 family protein, whose amino-acid sequence MKLNKNKTTFGRHETFPLRYGWLTKGVEVVGKYRDIFHEREHENAMTKLGIGRNMVNALYYWLQVTGLVKFEGGVGEVSELGKALLGNDGDPYLEDEATLWIVHWLIASNAELATGFFWFFNHYSAPRFRDKDALQSLEDFVEQELGIKRAHTTLKSDLSTLLRMYSPVASRGGEDHLDSPLASLQLVDTEEGYGYSSLRTLRPFLPPVAMHFALQQRFADQVGQQGNKQEAAIPVRELLYGGTGWAAPGAVFRLTEEGLMTCLNQVLEHYPLTYELRDTAGLNQLYRLTPPQQPKDVLSNYYKGKAV is encoded by the coding sequence ATGAAATTGAATAAAAACAAAACTACGTTTGGACGCCATGAAACCTTCCCATTGCGGTATGGCTGGCTGACCAAAGGGGTTGAAGTTGTGGGCAAATATAGGGACATTTTTCATGAGCGTGAACATGAGAACGCCATGACCAAGCTGGGTATTGGGCGCAACATGGTCAATGCCTTGTATTACTGGTTACAGGTAACAGGGCTAGTGAAGTTTGAAGGAGGTGTTGGAGAAGTCTCTGAATTGGGCAAGGCATTACTGGGCAATGATGGCGACCCTTATCTGGAAGATGAAGCGACCCTTTGGATTGTCCATTGGCTGATTGCCTCGAATGCTGAACTCGCAACCGGCTTTTTCTGGTTCTTCAACCACTATTCCGCACCCCGTTTCCGTGACAAGGATGCTTTGCAGTCGTTGGAAGATTTTGTAGAACAGGAACTGGGCATCAAGCGAGCGCATACCACTCTCAAATCCGACCTCTCTACACTGTTACGCATGTATTCCCCCGTTGCCAGCCGTGGCGGGGAGGATCATCTCGATTCACCCTTGGCGTCCCTGCAATTGGTGGATACGGAAGAAGGCTATGGTTACAGCAGTTTGAGGACTTTGCGCCCATTTTTACCGCCGGTTGCCATGCACTTTGCTTTGCAACAACGCTTTGCGGATCAAGTTGGGCAACAGGGGAATAAACAGGAAGCAGCGATTCCGGTGCGTGAGTTGCTCTATGGCGGAACAGGTTGGGCAGCACCTGGTGCTGTTTTTCGTCTGACTGAAGAAGGGCTGATGACCTGTTTGAACCAAGTGTTGGAACACTACCCTCTCACGTATGAGTTACGTGATACAGCAGGCTTGAACCAGTTATACCGCTTAACACCGCCTCAGCAGCCGAAAGACGTGCTATCAAACTACTACAAGGGAAAAGCAGTATGA
- a CDS encoding phosphoadenosine phosphosulfate reductase family protein, translated as MTDVAEKKPVRHLLGLSGGKDSSALAIYIRDKYPEIHEKMEYFFSDTGAELPETLEFIDKLEDYLCKPIVKLMPDGFKDDPSSEDGLFGYYLKLHKDYLPSPQQRWCTINLKLIPFEKFVGNDEAVSYIGIRADEPERVGYISSKPNIKTRMPFREDGLDKEDVFKILDSSGVGIPEYYKWRSRSGCYFCFFQRKEEWIGLKEHHPDLFERAKKYEKPDEKTGVRYTWSSVGTLDELISRPDSTSSKNTMKKSKRLIDNIDDDDSDGGCLICTL; from the coding sequence ATGACTGATGTAGCAGAAAAAAAACCAGTTCGGCATTTATTGGGATTGTCTGGTGGCAAAGACAGCTCGGCACTGGCTATTTACATTCGTGATAAATACCCCGAAATTCACGAAAAGATGGAATACTTTTTTTCTGATACTGGTGCAGAACTCCCCGAAACTCTGGAGTTTATTGATAAGTTGGAAGATTATTTGTGTAAGCCGATAGTCAAACTTATGCCTGATGGATTCAAAGATGATCCTAGTAGTGAGGATGGTCTTTTTGGTTACTATTTAAAGTTGCATAAAGATTATCTTCCCTCGCCACAACAACGGTGGTGTACGATTAATCTTAAATTGATTCCTTTTGAGAAGTTCGTAGGTAACGATGAGGCGGTTAGTTATATTGGTATCCGTGCAGATGAGCCAGAAAGGGTCGGCTATATTTCAAGCAAGCCTAATATAAAAACCAGAATGCCATTTAGAGAGGATGGCTTAGATAAGGAAGATGTTTTTAAAATACTTGACTCTTCTGGGGTTGGCATACCCGAATACTATAAATGGAGAAGCCGTTCTGGTTGTTATTTTTGTTTTTTTCAACGAAAAGAAGAATGGATTGGGCTGAAGGAACACCATCCTGATTTATTTGAAAGAGCAAAAAAATATGAGAAGCCGGATGAGAAAACAGGCGTTCGTTATACATGGAGTTCAGTCGGTACTTTAGATGAATTAATTTCACGACCTGATAGTACTTCTTCAAAAAACACCATGAAGAAATCGAAAAGACTAATTGACAATATTGATGATGATGACTCTGATGGAGGGTGCTTGATTTGCACATTATGA
- a CDS encoding type IV toxin-antitoxin system AbiEi family antitoxin domain-containing protein, producing MRNAELQLKSFGNIPIMHQTLMSALKDYKTPNNKISRWLDEGVLLPVKRGLYVVSPELTGKPVERLLVANLLYGPSCVSLDYALWHHGLIPEKVLEITSVTTRRSQTLETGVGRFSYQHLPNPLYPIGMESVAAEGGGYCLLATPAKALCDRLVLTRNLRVHSVKSMQRFLLDDLRFDADEAGMIDLKIIAAYSQSGHKTELLGHLHEAIKQWQ from the coding sequence ATGCGCAATGCGGAGTTACAGCTTAAGTCTTTCGGCAATATCCCCATCATGCACCAGACCTTGATGTCGGCGCTCAAAGACTACAAAACACCCAATAACAAGATTTCCCGCTGGCTGGATGAAGGCGTGCTGCTGCCCGTAAAACGCGGTTTGTATGTGGTATCCCCCGAATTGACCGGCAAGCCAGTGGAACGCTTGTTGGTTGCCAACCTGCTGTATGGGCCTTCGTGTGTGTCACTCGACTATGCGCTATGGCATCACGGTTTGATCCCGGAAAAAGTGCTGGAAATTACCTCAGTAACAACCCGGCGCAGCCAAACATTAGAAACGGGTGTAGGGCGTTTTTCCTACCAACACCTACCCAACCCTTTGTACCCGATTGGCATGGAGTCAGTAGCAGCGGAAGGTGGTGGTTATTGCCTGCTCGCCACACCTGCAAAAGCCTTGTGTGACCGCTTGGTGTTGACCCGCAACCTGCGGGTGCATTCGGTTAAATCCATGCAGCGTTTCCTGCTGGATGACCTGAGGTTTGATGCGGATGAAGCGGGCATGATTGATCTGAAAATCATCGCAGCCTATTCACAATCCGGGCATAAAACAGAACTGCTAGGGCATTTACACGAGGCTATCAAACAATGGCAATGA
- a CDS encoding nucleotidyl transferase AbiEii/AbiGii toxin family protein: MAMSLLEQMLSRYPLTTAEQHDQALREVMQEIALAGLNRAGFFEQAAFYGGTCLRIFHGLPRFSEDLDFSLLQPDAGFSLQPYFKAVIAEFKALGLEVDIAVKQKTADSQIESAFLKNNTQVFSLNIRSTRKVKIKFEVDTLPPLGFATEERLLLQPFSFYVKCYSLPDLFAGKLHALLFRQWKNRVKGRDWFDFEWYVRHAVTPNLAHFARRAYESGSLQQEAVTHAELQALLQQRIRSVDFENAKQDVVKFIPDAKVLNIWSTDYFLQLAHRLTEPF, from the coding sequence ATGGCAATGAGCTTGCTGGAACAAATGCTGAGCCGCTACCCGCTGACTACTGCCGAGCAGCATGATCAAGCACTGCGGGAAGTCATGCAGGAAATTGCCCTCGCGGGTCTGAACCGCGCCGGTTTCTTTGAACAAGCGGCTTTTTACGGTGGCACTTGCCTGCGGATTTTTCATGGCTTGCCACGCTTCTCTGAAGACCTGGATTTTTCATTGCTACAGCCAGATGCCGGGTTTTCTTTGCAACCGTATTTCAAAGCAGTCATTGCCGAGTTCAAGGCACTGGGGCTGGAGGTCGACATTGCGGTCAAGCAGAAAACTGCCGACAGCCAGATAGAATCTGCCTTTTTGAAAAACAACACCCAAGTGTTCAGCCTGAATATTCGCAGTACCCGCAAAGTCAAAATCAAGTTTGAGGTAGACACCCTACCGCCACTGGGCTTTGCGACCGAAGAAAGGCTGTTGCTCCAACCGTTTTCCTTTTACGTCAAGTGCTATTCCTTGCCCGACCTGTTTGCCGGGAAGCTACATGCACTGCTGTTCCGCCAATGGAAAAACCGGGTTAAAGGGCGCGATTGGTTCGATTTTGAGTGGTATGTTCGCCATGCCGTTACCCCCAATCTGGCGCATTTTGCCAGACGCGCTTATGAAAGTGGCTCTCTTCAGCAAGAGGCCGTGACCCATGCTGAGCTACAAGCATTGTTGCAGCAACGCATTAGGTCGGTAGATTTTGAGAATGCCAAGCAGGATGTTGTGAAGTTCATACCCGATGCCAAGGTACTGAATATCTGGTCAACAGACTACTTTCTACAACTGGCTCATAGGCTGACAGAGCCGTTCTAA
- a CDS encoding ATP-binding protein — protein sequence MNLFVEDLADYLIGEWTRIQDAKGGTQEARFIIESLSPDNTFQLLATLEEKRLQASQSSRLECHFKVAKGLWDAWQIHSGESRESLTRKMQDLGGVDADGTLRWIDEADRLTWYRNKLKSSDTDALIVVLIGLSHTSDQGGLQSFHLIDESRIWNKMGQSYQPWLIKLAKRVGLADHNEPDIARFDNALQELFSIKPRRLLRLAEFFESELLPAKGNVDSLNEVLARFYQHLPFWGIPPLALSTEQVKKAKETKGIIKDSDSLISHQKLKSKNDQNKAWAKVDKLLKEAEFVLPQTFGTTVAYEDVKDYSATLESFIFSGDANARDRLLHTDMVTLVKRLKTREKAPKVIRDKNTRLRGSSMEAFLLAIWETVQQFAKECKDESETWTDYVTEIRVVAEQFNHDLDTDADESIGGNELAKVLLQGCLGGLSELLEEIELRLPVDDEQAVLPPKEWERSIKLICNLEPESYRVSRKRPHLRFKVSLISHQGEEGTEYSSRYEWAFESTHAERVRFQCAKAILDEWKPKKLSPSILPAFTLGTEEMTALYFAADEEEANRLVNNAIGMVKVIDLMEGLDRQHPKSLDAELNEQVRALAQVYRTWLKTYVEQGYFVATRQYYPQLEPAYEKLATGVLDRSKQGSMELLRRFYKAFLLLDPAIQPNDPFIRSAVAVGISPAVLELTWARELFLRDHFDEVIAEYVREQDIKAPKAKQALERLLNLVTIQRPLAGLVVDDIPKLSAKVKSFNLLHYLGEQPSGEKSLAVQTLLREDDDNEDDLSEIKHASEDGKIISNVLKHYQSLYAFAADGLRIIAVHVENVPLILSGIDNFLREYLKDKTGSNQPAFFCELMVYSTSSSPISVEKKLTLWRDDVVEQFREKGRRLNLSVGHRFAPTRKDINDLLKKEQRLRLYDIAFLFRFLGDDMTGHVEAAEPFELNFNDLGKFPISEYPRPIQQGDDLKRQSLLSNRRLRIQTWHADLSARLRHPQGSGAEHLMFGAVNYAPWHEVVETLHQTAQWVACVDPFIDKRLLGKRGNDSQRKIVGFTSGLGAYGELNLSISTEQDTLTHLTMLVKNHLNGLLPFHNGQMLDATASRIVEEAEEVIGLSSLRAVVGQGEKIREVVGFAAIHRMLAEPRQAVMTQLLPLDAFTHWFIGSDTPLRPDLLQLSLILRENDIPLVQATVIECKLAKQSERHLGKAVDQVQDGLSHLTQLFAPHRQDIQRVYFDRRYWWAQLQRALTSRTVVSLSDDEQKQLNTALEKVAEGYYEMAWQSTIFTFWTDMPDAQPVLNKYALSPYAIRKPFQIPDGFMLNHWVMGYKGLLALFENVAPKNLVIEGEAIRISPEMEGSTTFVTDTYTVAKPVAEPVNTVSTPAFPSVEPPSIVQPVVIQATAVAAVERLPVHEGQPVQPVPVPEIIPAAEIKPTPPISDPAPISVSVLPSVPEKLLIGKNVANGAPVYWHYGHPGLSNRHMLLFGSSGSGKTYGIQCLLAEMAAQQLHSAIIDYTDGFLPNQVEKRFAEVAKPKNHYVRIDKLPLSPFRRQMQIIDPDMPAFEESPFDVATRITSIFTSVFNMGDQQSATLTRVLEAGIASGRNFTLDDMLPMLRDEGATGEGLANKLEPFVKSQPFRESNESAWDGMMTSADALVNVLQLKGLSRDIYRIVTEFALWDLYDHACNTGSKNRPIPVVLDEIQNLNHSSDSPIDKMLREGRKFGLSLMLATQTTSNFDQEQRDRLFQAGHKLFFKPADTEIKSFAKILSVTSRNGTEAEWAERLSKLEKGQCYSLGPVLTSTGSLRVMAVLVSVTALEQRNFGG from the coding sequence ATGAACCTGTTTGTTGAAGACTTGGCAGATTACCTGATCGGTGAGTGGACAAGAATTCAGGATGCCAAGGGTGGTACACAAGAAGCCCGCTTTATCATCGAAAGCCTGTCACCCGATAACACCTTCCAGCTTTTAGCAACATTGGAAGAAAAGCGTTTGCAGGCTTCCCAATCCTCGCGTCTGGAATGCCATTTCAAAGTAGCCAAAGGTTTGTGGGACGCATGGCAAATTCACTCCGGTGAATCGCGTGAAAGCCTGACCCGCAAAATGCAGGATTTGGGTGGTGTGGATGCCGACGGCACATTACGCTGGATTGACGAAGCAGATCGCTTGACTTGGTATCGTAATAAACTTAAGTCAAGTGACACTGATGCTTTGATTGTTGTACTGATTGGCTTAAGTCATACCTCAGACCAAGGTGGACTTCAAAGTTTCCACTTGATTGACGAGTCCCGTATCTGGAACAAAATGGGGCAAAGCTATCAACCGTGGCTCATCAAACTAGCCAAACGTGTGGGGCTTGCCGATCACAACGAACCAGACATTGCGCGTTTTGATAATGCCTTACAGGAATTATTTTCCATCAAACCCCGGCGTTTGCTCAGGCTTGCCGAGTTCTTTGAGTCTGAACTGTTACCCGCGAAAGGGAATGTTGATAGCTTGAATGAAGTGCTGGCTCGTTTCTACCAGCACCTGCCGTTCTGGGGCATTCCACCCTTGGCGTTATCGACTGAGCAGGTGAAAAAAGCCAAAGAAACCAAAGGGATCATCAAAGATTCGGATTCATTGATTTCCCACCAGAAGCTGAAAAGCAAAAATGACCAGAACAAGGCGTGGGCAAAGGTGGATAAGCTACTCAAAGAAGCTGAATTTGTATTGCCTCAAACCTTTGGAACAACCGTCGCTTACGAAGATGTCAAAGACTACAGCGCAACGTTGGAGAGCTTTATTTTCAGCGGTGATGCGAATGCCAGAGATCGTCTATTACACACGGATATGGTCACGCTGGTCAAACGGCTGAAAACCCGCGAAAAAGCCCCCAAGGTTATCCGTGATAAAAATACCCGCTTGCGTGGCTCCAGCATGGAAGCGTTCCTGCTGGCTATTTGGGAAACTGTGCAACAGTTTGCCAAGGAATGCAAAGACGAGTCTGAAACATGGACAGATTACGTAACCGAAATTCGGGTAGTGGCTGAACAATTTAACCACGATCTGGATACCGATGCCGATGAAAGTATTGGTGGTAATGAGCTGGCAAAAGTCTTATTGCAAGGGTGTTTAGGTGGTTTGTCTGAACTGTTGGAAGAAATAGAGTTGCGCCTGCCGGTTGATGATGAACAGGCGGTTCTTCCCCCTAAAGAATGGGAACGCAGTATCAAACTTATCTGCAATCTGGAGCCTGAAAGTTACCGCGTTAGCCGCAAACGGCCTCATTTGCGCTTTAAAGTCAGCCTCATCAGTCATCAAGGTGAAGAAGGAACGGAATATTCCAGCCGCTATGAATGGGCATTCGAGTCTACCCATGCAGAACGGGTACGTTTCCAGTGTGCCAAAGCAATCTTGGATGAGTGGAAACCCAAAAAGCTGTCCCCTTCCATATTGCCTGCATTTACGCTGGGAACAGAAGAGATGACTGCCCTGTATTTTGCAGCCGATGAAGAAGAGGCAAACCGTCTGGTCAATAACGCCATCGGCATGGTGAAGGTCATTGACCTGATGGAGGGGCTTGACCGACAACACCCGAAAAGTCTTGATGCCGAGTTGAATGAACAAGTGCGGGCTTTGGCGCAAGTCTACCGTACTTGGCTGAAAACCTATGTTGAGCAAGGCTATTTCGTCGCGACCCGCCAGTATTACCCACAACTTGAACCAGCCTACGAAAAGCTGGCAACTGGGGTACTGGATCGGAGTAAGCAAGGTAGCATGGAGTTGTTGCGGCGGTTTTATAAAGCCTTCCTGTTGCTTGACCCAGCCATACAGCCGAATGACCCATTTATACGCTCTGCCGTTGCTGTGGGTATTTCACCTGCTGTCCTGGAGCTGACGTGGGCGCGTGAGCTGTTTTTACGGGATCATTTTGATGAAGTGATTGCCGAATATGTGCGTGAGCAGGACATAAAAGCCCCCAAAGCCAAGCAAGCATTGGAACGACTGTTGAATCTGGTCACGATCCAGCGTCCTTTAGCAGGTTTGGTGGTGGATGACATCCCCAAGCTATCCGCCAAGGTCAAGAGTTTCAACTTGTTGCATTATCTGGGGGAACAGCCTTCAGGTGAGAAAAGTCTTGCTGTGCAAACCCTGCTGCGGGAAGACGATGATAATGAGGATGACCTGAGCGAGATCAAACACGCCTCAGAAGACGGGAAAATCATTAGCAATGTGCTGAAACATTACCAAAGCCTGTATGCCTTCGCGGCTGATGGTTTGCGTATTATTGCTGTCCATGTTGAGAATGTACCCTTGATCCTGTCCGGGATTGATAATTTCCTGCGCGAGTATCTGAAAGACAAGACTGGCAGTAACCAGCCTGCTTTTTTCTGTGAGTTAATGGTGTATTCCACTTCCTCATCCCCGATTTCAGTCGAGAAAAAACTCACCCTGTGGCGGGATGATGTGGTTGAGCAGTTCCGCGAAAAAGGTCGGCGGCTTAATTTGTCGGTTGGGCATCGTTTTGCCCCTACCCGCAAAGACATTAATGATTTGCTCAAAAAAGAACAGCGTTTACGTTTATATGACATCGCGTTCCTATTCCGTTTCCTTGGTGACGATATGACGGGGCATGTGGAGGCAGCAGAACCGTTTGAACTGAATTTCAATGACCTGGGCAAGTTCCCTATCAGTGAATACCCAAGACCAATCCAGCAAGGCGATGATTTAAAACGGCAAAGTTTGCTGAGTAACCGCCGCTTGCGGATACAAACGTGGCACGCTGACCTCTCGGCGCGTTTGCGCCATCCGCAGGGGTCAGGTGCTGAACACTTGATGTTTGGGGCAGTCAACTATGCCCCCTGGCATGAAGTGGTTGAGACCTTGCACCAAACAGCCCAATGGGTGGCTTGCGTTGACCCCTTCATTGATAAACGCCTACTCGGCAAACGCGGTAACGACAGCCAGCGTAAGATTGTCGGTTTCACCTCCGGCCTGGGGGCTTATGGTGAATTGAACCTGTCGATTTCAACCGAACAGGACACGCTGACACACTTAACCATGCTGGTGAAAAACCATCTAAACGGATTGTTACCGTTCCATAATGGGCAAATGTTGGATGCGACCGCGAGCCGGATTGTGGAAGAAGCAGAAGAGGTCATTGGTTTGTCTTCGCTACGTGCCGTGGTTGGACAGGGTGAAAAAATCCGTGAGGTAGTCGGTTTTGCTGCCATACACCGGATGTTGGCAGAACCCCGGCAGGCAGTGATGACGCAACTCCTCCCGCTTGATGCATTCACGCATTGGTTTATCGGCAGCGACACCCCGTTGCGCCCGGATTTGCTCCAGCTTTCGCTAATCCTGCGTGAGAACGACATCCCGCTGGTTCAAGCAACGGTGATTGAATGCAAGTTGGCGAAACAATCCGAACGCCACCTGGGAAAAGCCGTTGACCAGGTACAGGACGGTTTGAGCCACTTGACACAATTGTTTGCACCACACCGCCAGGATATTCAGCGGGTCTACTTCGACCGCCGCTATTGGTGGGCGCAATTGCAACGGGCGTTGACTTCCCGCACAGTCGTTTCACTTTCCGATGATGAACAGAAGCAGCTTAATACAGCTTTGGAGAAGGTGGCGGAAGGCTATTACGAAATGGCTTGGCAAAGTACCATCTTCACGTTCTGGACGGATATGCCTGATGCACAGCCTGTCTTGAATAAATACGCTTTGTCGCCTTATGCCATCAGAAAACCCTTCCAGATACCGGATGGGTTTATGCTCAACCATTGGGTAATGGGCTACAAAGGTTTGCTGGCGTTGTTTGAGAATGTAGCCCCTAAAAACTTGGTTATTGAGGGCGAAGCTATCCGCATTTCCCCGGAAATGGAAGGCTCCACTACGTTTGTGACGGATACCTACACAGTGGCAAAACCTGTTGCTGAACCAGTAAATACAGTATCTACGCCAGCGTTCCCATCAGTAGAACCACCCAGCATAGTGCAACCTGTTGTTATCCAAGCAACCGCAGTAGCAGCAGTGGAAAGACTACCAGTACATGAAGGGCAGCCAGTACAGCCAGTTCCTGTGCCGGAAATTATTCCTGCTGCTGAAATCAAACCTACACCGCCTATTTCAGACCCAGCTCCCATAAGTGTGAGTGTATTGCCTAGCGTGCCAGAAAAGTTATTGATTGGTAAGAATGTTGCCAATGGAGCGCCTGTTTACTGGCATTATGGACACCCCGGACTATCTAACCGCCACATGCTGCTGTTCGGCTCATCGGGTTCTGGCAAGACGTATGGTATCCAGTGCTTACTGGCTGAAATGGCAGCCCAACAGCTCCACTCTGCCATTATTGATTACACGGACGGGTTCCTGCCCAATCAGGTTGAAAAACGGTTTGCAGAAGTAGCAAAGCCCAAAAATCACTATGTCCGTATTGATAAATTGCCACTCAGCCCCTTCCGTCGGCAGATGCAAATTATTGACCCTGATATGCCAGCGTTTGAAGAAAGCCCATTTGACGTAGCAACCCGCATTACCAGTATTTTTACATCCGTATTCAATATGGGTGATCAGCAGTCAGCCACTTTGACGCGCGTGTTGGAAGCTGGCATTGCTAGCGGACGTAACTTTACGTTAGATGACATGCTACCAATGTTGCGTGATGAAGGGGCTACGGGCGAAGGTTTGGCAAACAAACTGGAGCCTTTCGTTAAATCCCAACCCTTCCGGGAGAGTAACGAGTCGGCTTGGGACGGCATGATGACTTCAGCGGATGCCTTGGTGAATGTGCTGCAACTTAAGGGGCTTTCACGCGATATTTACCGGATTGTGACTGAGTTTGCCTTGTGGGATTTATACGACCATGCCTGCAATACTGGCAGTAAAAACCGCCCCATTCCGGTGGTGCTGGATGAAATCCAGAACCTGAATCACAGTAGTGATTCCCCCATTGACAAAATGCTGCGGGAAGGTCGCAAGTTTGGTCTTTCCCTCATGCTCGCAACCCAAACCACTAGCAACTTTGATCAAGAGCAACGTGACCGACTTTTCCAGGCAGGACATAAATTGTTCTTCAAACCGGCTGATACGGAAATCAAGTCGTTTGCCAAGATATTAAGTGTTACTTCCCGCAATGGCACAGAGGCCGAGTGGGCTGAAAGGCTATCGAAACTGGAAAAGGGACAATGTTACTCACTGGGGCCGGTGCTGACTTCCACTGGGTCTTTGAGGGTCATGGCGGTACTGGTGTCGGTGACTGCGCTTGAACAGCGTAATTTCGGCGGATGA